A genome region from Candidatus Abyssobacteria bacterium SURF_5 includes the following:
- a CDS encoding radical SAM protein, whose product MKSDVDFILISQSEVVNYSQYSELPLDRIDMYRELVFPRMIYYRDAFRSPIDLLNMLRDGVSFQDASYEMRRRLLSVWNLPSLSGMHIANYLLAHGFQTCIINNFDAEFDRFHEVYTACKTPPLVGISSTFHLSFSELKRIIGHLRKVDPEMEIVVGGAFANAVVQNAPVERFEKPMRRFGIDYILHGFNSETDLRDLLMKRGNGGLQDISNMAYLERRNSGDAIFQTTKSQWHPAVLNEMPALWDQLDLPFVNRTVQLRTSSGCPFSCAFCSYPKVAHGFHLMDAGILERQIQSVLKVPGIRQIVFVDDTFNVPRVRFKELCRLFSKYEFDWFSFLRVQFIDDEIAQLMRESGCRAVYLGIESASDQVLRNMNKRATREDYERGIRSLRKYGIRTVAAFVIGFPGENERTLRENQDFIESSGIDYYTLKEFYYMEHTPIHSDRERYKLTGSGNKWSHETMNSVQAYEAKIGLFQEIKNSCFIDPDTSLWNLVVLLDAGFSLDQAQLIQREINVILREQLNGSYDSSHPAFGRLKELVAGQEAP is encoded by the coding sequence ATGAAATCGGATGTTGATTTTATCCTGATTTCGCAGTCGGAGGTTGTGAATTACAGTCAATATTCCGAACTGCCTTTGGATAGAATCGACATGTACCGCGAACTGGTTTTTCCGCGGATGATATATTATCGAGATGCGTTTCGCTCACCGATCGATCTGCTCAACATGCTTCGGGACGGGGTTTCGTTTCAAGATGCCTCTTACGAGATGCGCAGGCGCCTGTTGAGTGTTTGGAATCTTCCCTCGCTCAGCGGCATGCACATTGCCAACTACCTTCTGGCGCACGGCTTTCAAACGTGCATCATCAATAACTTCGATGCTGAATTTGACCGTTTCCATGAAGTTTATACTGCCTGCAAGACGCCTCCTCTTGTGGGCATTTCATCAACATTTCATTTGAGTTTTTCAGAGCTCAAGCGGATTATCGGGCACTTGCGCAAGGTTGATCCCGAAATGGAAATTGTGGTTGGTGGAGCTTTTGCCAATGCAGTGGTGCAGAATGCGCCAGTGGAGCGTTTTGAGAAGCCGATGCGCAGATTCGGCATTGACTATATACTGCATGGGTTTAATTCGGAAACGGATTTACGGGATCTATTGATGAAAAGGGGCAATGGAGGACTACAAGATATATCGAATATGGCATACCTTGAGCGAAGGAATTCAGGGGATGCAATTTTCCAAACAACCAAGAGCCAATGGCATCCGGCAGTACTGAATGAGATGCCGGCGCTGTGGGATCAGCTCGATCTTCCGTTTGTCAACAGGACCGTTCAGCTTCGTACGTCTTCCGGCTGTCCTTTTTCCTGCGCATTTTGTTCGTATCCGAAGGTAGCGCACGGATTCCACCTGATGGATGCGGGAATTCTGGAGCGGCAGATACAGAGCGTTCTGAAGGTCCCCGGGATTCGGCAGATCGTCTTTGTTGATGACACTTTCAACGTGCCGCGCGTGCGATTCAAGGAACTATGCCGCTTATTCTCCAAATATGAGTTCGACTGGTTTTCCTTTCTGAGGGTCCAATTCATAGATGACGAGATTGCTCAGCTCATGCGCGAATCAGGCTGTCGCGCTGTTTACCTTGGGATCGAGTCGGCGAGCGATCAAGTTCTGCGGAACATGAACAAGCGGGCTACCAGAGAAGATTATGAGCGCGGGATTCGGTCTCTGCGAAAATATGGTATCCGCACAGTTGCGGCTTTTGTTATCGGATTTCCAGGAGAAAATGAGCGGACTCTCAGGGAGAACCAGGACTTCATTGAATCCTCGGGAATAGACTATTACACGCTGAAGGAATTCTACTACATGGAGCACACGCCGATTCATTCAGACCGGGAAAGGTACAAGCTAACCGGCTCGGGTAATAAGTGGTCGCATGAAACGATGAACTCAGTGCAGGCATACGAGGCGAAGATCGGGCTTTTTCAGGAAATCAAGAATTCATGTTTTATCGATCCTGACACCAGCCTGTGGAACCTGGTTGTGCTGCTGGATGCCGGCTTCTCTCTGGATCAAGCGCAACTCATCCAGCGAGAGATCAACGTTATCTTGAGGGAGCAACTGAACGGATCATATGACAGCAGTCATCCGGCCTTTGGCAGGCTCAAGGAGCTTGTAGCCGGTCAGGAGGCGCCATGA
- a CDS encoding HAD-IIIC family phosphatase codes for MKAEQKREEIKAAKSASKEGKHQEAFQRLRGIADPYDDFSLQSRYAKVYQTIRGNLGLRPIRLALVGGSTLEHFSDVLAFWLAMEGFRLELYLSPYDTMRQTILDAGSDLYAFNPELVWIFCTEKDVRISLSSAAGHSPEIISQAVQSAVQECSELWQTINSRCSAYIIQNNADLPCERIFGNLECAVDWSRLNLLRRFNLELASRLRAGITILDFEYISSAFGKYRWFDHRYWFHSKHAFSLDAAGLVAFHAARLIGALKGAAKKCIVLDLDNTLWGGVVGDDGLAGIRLGVSADGEAFVAFQEYLKGLADRGVLLAVCSKNEDGTAKEPFLKHPDMRLKLQDISVFIANWNNKADNICTIAKTLNIGLDSLVFIDDNPAERELVRSLLPMVTVPEMPEDPADYIRTLDRLSLFETVSFSSEDRKRGQMYRENAARQEHQEKFTDLTSFLASLDMEATVGSPDAFHVKRMSQLINKSNQFHLTGTRYTESQIEGFAADPDYMVRYFKLKDKFGDNGLISVVVLKREQADLLINTWVMSCRVLSRGMEEFICNEILSLARNGGCSRVLGCYVPSSKNQLVQGLFGRLQFRKVLQEENGATHWEYVLEQGNLPFQTHIRRSES; via the coding sequence ATGAAGGCGGAGCAGAAGCGTGAAGAGATAAAGGCGGCCAAGTCGGCAAGCAAAGAGGGCAAGCACCAGGAGGCTTTCCAGCGACTGCGGGGGATCGCCGATCCTTACGATGATTTTTCTCTTCAGTCACGGTATGCGAAGGTATATCAAACGATTCGAGGGAATCTGGGTCTGCGGCCGATTCGGCTCGCTCTGGTTGGCGGGAGCACGCTTGAACATTTCTCCGATGTGCTTGCTTTCTGGCTCGCGATGGAAGGTTTTCGGCTGGAGTTGTACCTGTCGCCGTATGACACGATGCGCCAGACGATCCTGGATGCGGGAAGCGATCTGTACGCGTTTAACCCCGAGCTCGTCTGGATTTTCTGCACAGAGAAGGATGTTCGGATTTCCTTGTCCTCGGCCGCCGGCCATTCTCCCGAGATCATTTCGCAAGCCGTTCAGTCCGCCGTGCAAGAGTGTTCGGAGCTATGGCAGACAATCAATTCCCGCTGTTCCGCCTATATTATTCAGAATAATGCAGACCTGCCCTGCGAAAGGATTTTTGGGAATCTCGAATGCGCGGTCGACTGGAGCCGATTGAATTTGCTGCGCCGGTTCAATCTTGAGCTTGCCTCCCGATTGCGGGCGGGGATCACCATATTGGATTTCGAGTACATTTCTTCCGCGTTCGGGAAATATCGGTGGTTCGACCATCGGTACTGGTTCCACTCGAAGCATGCCTTTTCGTTGGATGCGGCGGGACTGGTCGCATTTCATGCGGCGCGGCTGATCGGCGCTCTAAAAGGCGCGGCGAAGAAGTGCATTGTACTGGATTTGGACAACACGCTCTGGGGAGGCGTAGTAGGAGACGACGGGCTTGCGGGCATCCGGCTGGGGGTTTCCGCGGACGGCGAAGCATTCGTAGCATTTCAGGAATATCTCAAGGGACTGGCGGATCGGGGAGTTTTGTTGGCAGTCTGCAGCAAGAATGAGGATGGAACTGCAAAAGAGCCGTTTCTGAAGCACCCGGACATGCGGCTGAAGCTGCAGGACATTTCCGTTTTTATCGCCAATTGGAATAACAAGGCGGATAACATCTGCACCATTGCAAAGACCCTCAATATCGGACTCGACTCCCTGGTGTTCATTGATGATAACCCTGCCGAGCGAGAGCTGGTTCGGTCGCTCTTGCCGATGGTGACGGTTCCGGAGATGCCGGAGGATCCCGCGGATTACATCCGAACGCTTGACCGGCTGAGCCTTTTCGAAACCGTCTCATTTTCGAGTGAAGACAGGAAGCGCGGGCAGATGTATCGGGAGAACGCCGCCCGTCAAGAGCATCAGGAGAAATTTACGGACCTCACGAGCTTTCTGGCGAGCCTGGATATGGAAGCCACGGTTGGGTCGCCTGACGCGTTTCATGTGAAGAGGATGTCGCAACTAATTAACAAGAGCAATCAGTTTCACCTGACCGGCACGCGCTACACGGAGAGCCAGATTGAAGGATTTGCCGCCGATCCGGATTATATGGTTCGCTATTTCAAGCTGAAGGACAAATTTGGCGATAACGGTTTGATCTCGGTTGTCGTCTTGAAGCGGGAGCAGGCGGATCTCTTGATCAACACGTGGGTGATGAGTTGCCGGGTGTTGTCGAGGGGGATGGAGGAATTCATCTGCAACGAGATTCTGTCTCTGGCCCGGAATGGAGGTTGCAGCCGCGTGCTCGGTTGCTATGTTCCCAGCAGCAAGAATCAGCTTGTTCAAGGATTATTTGGGAGGCTGCAATTCAGGAAGGTTTTACAGGAGGAGAACGGCGCAACGCATTGGGAATATGTATTGGAGCAAGGGAATCTGCCGTTCCAGACCCACATTCGCCGATCGGAGAGTTAG